GAACACATTGTGGTAACCCGGCCCGACACAGCGGCCCTGAAGCCCAGGGGACCGGTGGTGCAGGGGGTCTACCACCCTTCTCCCCCAGAGGGCGCCGGGGACCACATTGGCGCATTGGCTCAGAGGAAACACCCGCGAGGGAGGCCGATCAGACGCAGGTGAGCGATACATCAAGGGAGGCGGAGACAGGCTGATGAGACACGTGTGGGTCCAGGGTAGGACCGAGGACCGGACCGGGATACGCTCCCAGGACGGACAGCTGCAGCCGAGTCCCGTTCCCGAGGAGGCCGACGGGCCACATGGATGTGAGTGTCCAAGCATGCTATGGGTTTCtttgcattacattttttaatgtaagGTTAACTTCTCAACCTTATTTTACACGGTGGCACTCATATCTTAAGGGAAAAACATCTGACATGTTTAATTTAGtttgaatgtaaaatatttctttatatttgaagaatattttaatattgaatgtacatttgacagccctaaatcaaaccaaacagacacttacacttgtGTGGAACTGATCTCAGGTCAGgcaccttcttcatctccatgttcagtgtctcctccagctgatccagggctCTCCTCAAGGTCCCAACGTATGatggaggacggacctccaccgtggtccagtccctggtgggtggaggatccttcagggatctgaaggtctggaggaggtggaggtggtcttcagtttgGGAGaactgcttcacctctgagcttctattggtcagatcttttatttcctgctccagctctttgatgaggcctTCAGCTtctttctctgtggatttcagtttctcttgaaccgttttgttgtgatcATCCAGACACTTTTCAACAGAGCGCCtcagagcagtgaggacctgcacaccatcggctatctctctgtctgcgtctgcttTGCTGTGGTCCACCGTGTCTATGATGTCTTTAATCTTTCGTTGTCTCTCCTtgatcatctgctgaacttcagcctctatcttccccagctgggccatcttcacttcatattcctccttcagaggtacaacaggatgggacttgtggtctgtcattgtgcacaacacacacacacacacctggtcagtctgacagaagagctccaggagtcggtcgtgtttcttacacatcctgtcttccagacggtccaaaGGCTCGACCAGCTGATGTGTCTTCAGACGGgagactctctgatgtggctccaggtgggtctggcagtaagagataagacacaccaggcaggacttcactgccttcagctgggtcccagtacagacgtcacaagGAACTTCTCCGGGTTCAACGCAAGGCTGCTCTTTGACTCGTACAGAACTTCTAAACTGATCAACCATCCCTGATATGAAGGTATTAACCCGTAAAACAGGTCTTGTGTGGAACAGCTCGTTGCagacaggacatttgtactggactATGTTATCCCAGAACACAGTAacacaggttctgcagaagttgtgtccacatggtgtggtaactgggctgttgaacacatccagacagattgAACAGGAGAAGTCCTCCTCAGACCACGATGtcgcagaggccattcctagaaaacatattttcatcaattacaatattattacattaacattgtgggcatttagcagacacttttatccaaagcgacttacaataagtacatttgtaagaAGAAAGTAAAACAACGATACATTTCTGTGGGTGGGTAcactaaggatgttcatagaaccaagtgcctagcactaaccatcactaggttaacccattcgccgtatacaacagagatagctaggataagatgcttcaCAATGCTTGGTATTATTTCAAATTGCCAGGAAGCACAACACACAAATAGGGTGCACATTAAGTGCCAGTACGTACAAGATACAATAAGTGAGTAAAATGGTAAACCTGGTGGACCCACCTTATAATGAGGACTACAGTAAACCTGGTGGACTCACCTTATAATGAGGACTACAGTAAACCTGGTGGACTCACCTTATAATGAGGACTACAGTAAACCTGGTGGACTCACCTTATAATGAGGACTACAGTAAACCTGGTGGACTCACCTTATAATGAGGACTACAGTAAACCTGGTGGTAGACTCGGCTTATAATGAGGACTACAGTAAACCTGGTGGTGGACTCACCTTATAATGAGGACTGCAGTAAACCTGGTGGTGGACTCACCTTATAATGAGGACTACAGTAAACCTGGTGGACTCACCTTATAATGAGGATTACAGTAAACCTGGTGGACTCACCTTATAATGAGGACTACAGTAAACCTGGTGGTGGACTCACATTATAATGAGGACTACAGTAAACCTGGTTGACCCACCTTATAATAAGGCCTACAGTAAACCTGGTGGACTCACCTTATAATGAGGACTACAGTAAACCTGGTGGACTCACCTTATAATGAGGACTATAGTAAACCTGGTGGGCTCACCTTATAATGAGGACTACAGTAAACCTGGTGGTGGACTCACCTTATAATGAGGACTACAGTAAACCTGGTGGTGGACTCACCTTATAATGAGGACTACAGTAAACCTGGTGGTGGACTCACCTTATAATGAGGACTACAGTAAACCTGGTGGTGGACTCACCTTATAATGAGGACTACAGTAAACCTGGTGGACTCACCTTATAATGAAGACTACAGTAAACCTGGTGGACTCACCTCATAATTTTCTGAATCTGACTATTAAATCATAAAGTCTTGTTCTTTGTTTCCGTACAGAGAGACGTGCCTCCACGTCGTGTTACTTTGGACACTTTGCATTTCAATTCAAGTAATAATTCACTCTCAAAGTAAATCTCTATTAGTTGATATAAAATAAGGCGTGCATGTGGCGTGCATGTCTAAACCAGTTTAGCATGGGGTGAGTGGTCTCTGACTCCTGCCCAGCTGAAACAGATGAGTGTCACAACtagggttgggtatcgtttgggttttatccgataccggtgcctacTCTGTACTTTTCGAACGGTTCTGCTCCTAAACGGTTCTCGaaccggtacttaaaaaaacgaaaccgcACACAATTGCATACATGCACGACGTGTTATGAGTTTCATattaagcagaaagtcagcggacactgagttgaatggcaacggtgtttgctagcctacttgatatgcaagatttacggtTGGCATCAAATTACTCGACTTACACGaagaggctgctgtgagtgctgtgactgataaatatctttttaaaaaataaaaataatttcaaataatattaattaaagcaggcaggcacgcatcatggcgcaacacaggtgcgcaaggcagccacaggagacgccaacattgttttctATGGCTCGGTACCGCGCTGTATTAATTCtcaagttttgaaaagaaaaagtgtttgaagcgaataacgactctgtttttgatttgtttatttggttttgaacagaaagttttggatgcatgcatcggctttgagtttgtttgttggttACTTTGAAATTACATtcgctcgcaacacacacacacacacacacacgcacacacacacccacacccacaccctccaGCAGCTCAAGAGTAAAAAAgtagagcaaaagagagattaAGAATACACATCACTTCATCTGCCTTTTGAACTAAGATGTTGAGACAACACTGAAATCTATTTAAAAATGTCGATCATTCTAACTCTAGCGGCCC
The Gadus morhua chromosome 7, gadMor3.0, whole genome shotgun sequence DNA segment above includes these coding regions:
- the LOC115546733 gene encoding tripartite motif-containing protein 16, translating into MASATSWSEEDFSCSICLDVFNSPVTTPCGHNFCRTCVTVFWDNIVQYKCPVCNELFHTRPVLRVNTFISGMVDQFRSSVRVKEQPCVEPGEVPCDVCTGTQLKAVKSCLVCLISYCQTHLEPHQRVSRLKTHQLVEPLDRLEDRMCKKHDRLLELFCQTDQVCVCVLCTMTDHKSHPVVPLKEEYEVKMAQLGKIEAEVQQMIKERQRKIKDIIDTVDHSKADADREIADGVQVLTALRRSVEKCLDDHNKTVQEKLKSTEKEAEGLIKELEQEIKDLTNRSSEVKQFSQTEDHLHLLQTFRSLKDPPPTRDWTTVEVRPPSYVGTLRRALDQLEETLNMEMKKVPDLRSVPHKYACELTLDPNTAHRRISLSEDNRKVTRVGEDQSCPDHPDRFDWWPQVLGREVLTGRCYWEVEKEGWVGIGVTYRGITRRGGGGDSRLGQNNKSWVLYCYDGRYYARYNGIETALPLRAAGSTRVGVYLDRPAGYLSFYRVSPGGGGSSDTLTHLHTYWSSFTQEDILPGVELRGVEGSSLSLCQL